One window of Globicephala melas chromosome 5, mGloMel1.2, whole genome shotgun sequence genomic DNA carries:
- the PDE6B gene encoding rod cGMP-specific 3',5'-cyclic phosphodiesterase subunit beta isoform X2 — protein sequence MNGKDVVAVIMAVNKLDGPCFTSEDEDVFLKYLNFGTLNLKIYHLSYLHNCETRRGQVLLWSANKVFEELTDIERQFHKAFYTVRAYLNCDRYSVGLLDMTKEKEFFDVWPVLMGEAPPYSGPRTPDGREIVFYKVIDYILHGKEDIKVIPSPPADHWALASGLPTYVAESGFICNIMNAQADEMFKFQEGPLDDSGWVIKNVLSMPIVNKKEEIVGVATFYNRKDGKPFDEQDELLMESLTQFLGWSALNADTYDKMNRLENRKDIAQDMVLYHVRCDRDEIQLILPTRERLGKEPAECEEDELGRILKQELPGPTKFDIYEFHFSDLECTELELVKCGIQMYYELGVVRKFQIPQEVLVRFLFSVSKGYRRITYHNWRHGFNVAQTMFTLLMTGKLKSYYTDLEAFAMVTAGLCHDIDHRGTNNLYQMKSQNPLAKLHGSSILERHHLEFGKFLLSEETLNIYQNLNRRQHEHVIHLMDIAIIATDLALYFKKRTMFQKIVDESQNYEDRNSWVEYLSLETTRKEIVMAMMMTACDLSAITKPWEVQSKVALLVAAEFWEQGDLERTVLDQQPIPMMDRNKAAELPKLQVGFIDFVCTFVYKEFSRFHEEILPMFDRLQNNRKEWKTLADEYEVKVKALEEEQRKEAERTAAKKAGTEVCNGGPAPQSSTCCIL from the exons GTGCTGCTGTGGTCAGCCAACAAGGTGTTTGAGGAGCTGACGGACATCGAGAGGCAGTTCCACAAGGCCTTCTACACTGTGCGGGCCTACCTGAACTGCGACCGATACTCAGTGGGCCTCCTGGACATGACCAAGGAGAAG GAATTCTTTGACGTGTGGCCTGTGCTGATGGGGGAAGCCCCGCCGTACTCAGGCCCACGCACACCTGACGGCCGT GAAATCGTCTTCTACAAAGTCATCGACTACATCCTCCATGGCAAGGAAGACATCAAGGTCATCCC CTCACCCCCCGCCGACCACTGGGCCCTCGCCAGTGGCCTTCCAACCTACGTGGCAGAAAGTGGCTTT ATCTGTAACATTATGAACGCCCAGGCTGATGAAATGTTCAAATTTCAG GAAGGGCCTCTGGACGACTCTGGGTGGGTCATTAAGAACGTCCTCTCCATGCCCATCGTCAACAAGAAGGAGGAGATTGTGGGGGTCGCGACGTTTTACAACAGGAAAGACGGGAAGCCCTTCGATGAGCAGGACGAACTCCTGATGGAG TCTCTCACGCAGTTCCTGGGCTGGTCGGCGCTGAACGCCGACACCTACGACAAGATGAACAGGCTGGAGAACCGCAAGGACATCGCCCAGGACATGGTTCTGTACCACGTGAGATGCGACAGGGACGAAATCCAGTTGATCCTG CCAACAAGAGAGCGTCTCGGGAAGGAGCCTGCGGAATGCGAGGAAGATGAGCTGGGGAGAATCTTG AAGCAAGAGCTGCCGGGGCCCACCAAGTTTGATATCTATGAGTTCCACTTCTCTGATCTGGAGTGCACGGAGCTGGAGCTGGTCAAATGTGGCATCCAGATGTACTACGAGCTGGGAGTGGTTCGAAAGTTCCAGATCCCCCAGGAG GTCTTGGTGCGGTTCCTGTTCTCCGTGAGCAAGGGGTACCGGAGAATCACCTACCACAACTGGCGCCACGGCTTCAACGTGGCCCAGACGATGTTCACGCTTCTCATG ACGGGCAAACTGAAGAGCTACTACACGGACCTGGAGGCCTTCGCCATGGTGACCGCCGGCCTGTGCCACGACATCGACCACCGGGGCACCAACAACCTGTACCAGATGAA ATCCCAGAACCCTTTAGCCAAGCTCCACGGCTCCTCGATTTTGGAACGACATCACCTGGAGTTCGGGAAGTTCCTGCTCTCCGAGGAG ACCCTGAACATCTATCAGAACCTGAACCGGCGGCAGCATGAGCACGTGATCCACCTCATGGACATCGCCATCATCGCCACAGACCTGGCGCTCTACTTCAA GAAGAGGACGATGTTCCAGAAGATTGTGGATGAGTCCCAGAACTACGAGGACAGGAACAGCTGGGTGGAGTACCTCTCCCTGGAGACGACGCGGAAGGAGATAGTCAT GGCCATGATGATGACGGCGTGTGACCTGTCTGCCATCACCAAGCCCTGGGAAGTCCAGAGCAAG GTCGCTCTGCTGGTGGCAGCTGAGTTCTGGGAACAAGGGGACCTGGAGAGGACAGTTCTGGATCAGCAGCCCATC CCGATGATGGACCGGAACAAGGCGGCCGAGCTCCCCAAACTGCAGGTCGGCTTCATTGACTTTGTGTGCACGTTCGTGTACAAG GAGTTCTCCCGCTTCCACGAGGAGATCCTGCCCATGTTCGACCGGCTGCAGAACAACAGGAAGGAGTGGAAGACCCTGGCTGACGAGTACGAGGTGAAGGTGAAGGCCCTGGAGGaggagcagaggaaggaggcGGAGAGGACGGCGGCCAAAAAAG CCGGCACAGAAGTTTGCAACGGCGGCCCGGCACCCCAGTCTTCCACCTGCTGCATCCTGTAA
- the ATP5ME gene encoding ATP synthase subunit e, mitochondrial has protein sequence MVPPVQVSPLIKLGRYSALFLGVVYGAKRYDYLKPRAEEERRIAAEEKKKQDEQRRIERELAEAQEDSILK, from the exons ATGGTGCCGCCAGTGCAGGTCTCTCCGCTCATCAAG CTCGGCCGTTACTCCGCCTTGTTCCTCGGCGTGGTTTACGGAGCCAAGCGCTACG ATTACCTGAAACCCcgggcagaggaggagaggaggatagCAGCTGAGGAGAAGAAGAAGCAGGATGAGCAGAGGCGCATTGAGAGAGAACTGGCAGAAG CCCAAGAGGACAGCATATTAAAGTGA
- the MYL5 gene encoding myosin light chain 5: MASRKAKKKEGGPLRAQRASSNVFSNFEQTQIQEFKEAFTLMDQNRDGFIDKEDLKDTYASLGKTNVKDEELDAMLREASGPINFTMFLNMFGEKLSGMDAEETILNAFKMLDPDGKGSINKDYIRRLLVSQADKMTAEEVDQMFQFSTIDTAGNLDYKALSYVLTHGEAE, from the exons ATG GCCAGCAGGAAGGCCAAGAAGAAGGAGGGGGGGCCCCTGCGGGCCCAGAGGGCGTCATCGAATGTCTTCTCCAACTTTGAGCAGACCCAAATCCAGGAGTTCAAGGAG GCGTTCACACTCATGGACCAGAACCGAGACGGCTTCATTGACAAGGAGGACCTGAAGGACACCTACGCCTCCCTGG GCAAAACCAACGTCAAGGATGAGGAGCTGGACGCCATGCTCAGGGAGGCCTCGGGGCCCATCAACTTCACCATGTTCCTGAACATGTTTGGGGAGAAGCTGAGCG GCATGGATGCCGAGGAGACCATCCTCAACGCATTCAAGATGCTGGACCCCGACGGCAAAGGCAGCATCAACAAGGACTA CATCCGGCGGCTGCTCGTGTCCCAGGCCGACAAGATGACGGCTGAGGAG GTTGACCAGATGTTCCAGTTCTCCACCATCGACACTGCAGGCAACTTGGACTACAAGGCCTTGAGCTACGTGCTCACCCACGGGGAGGCGGAGTGa